The following proteins come from a genomic window of Synechococcus sp. NB0720_010:
- a CDS encoding response regulator transcription factor, with the protein MGDICVLLLGETSEALAERLSASGYSPLIGKRGLQQASQGGCELVVLSAEWGARIQELRSHLGALPMLLDIVEDSVPARSQVLIEGGDDFWLSSAGASDLLTRLRVHLKLQEKQRPPRDLLQLGDLSIVPSRHEVRRNGQTIALTAREYALLELLMRHAREVVSRERILATVWRDQQGAASNVIEVYVRYLRQKLETGGGKRLIHTVRGRGYCLSDGPPQLG; encoded by the coding sequence ATGGGCGACATCTGCGTCCTGCTGCTGGGGGAGACGTCCGAGGCCCTCGCCGAGCGTCTGAGCGCCTCGGGGTACAGCCCACTGATCGGCAAACGCGGCCTGCAACAAGCCAGCCAGGGCGGGTGTGAGCTGGTGGTGCTCTCGGCCGAGTGGGGAGCGCGGATTCAGGAGTTGCGCTCCCACCTCGGGGCGCTTCCGATGCTGCTGGACATCGTCGAGGACAGTGTTCCCGCCCGCTCCCAGGTGCTGATCGAGGGGGGCGATGACTTCTGGCTGTCCTCCGCGGGCGCCAGTGACCTGCTGACCCGGCTGCGGGTGCATCTGAAATTGCAGGAGAAGCAACGGCCGCCGCGGGATCTGCTGCAACTGGGGGACCTCTCGATCGTCCCCAGCCGCCATGAGGTGCGCCGCAATGGCCAAACCATCGCCCTAACCGCGCGGGAGTACGCCCTGCTGGAGCTGCTGATGCGGCATGCCCGCGAGGTGGTCAGCCGCGAACGGATCCTGGCGACGGTCTGGCGGGATCAGCAGGGCGCCGCCAGCAACGTGATCGAGGTCTACGTGCGCTACCTGCGGCAAAAACTCGAGACCGGCGGCGGCAAGCGCCTGATCCACACCGTGCGCGGCCGGGGCTACTGCCTCAGCGACGGCCCTCCCCAACTGGGCTAG
- a CDS encoding GH116 family glycosyl hydrolase, producing the protein MARLGLSALKSLLRRAGLSRASRPSTWHPPTASWSRALGQGWASPYTVRYASNLDDGPNHGMPLGGFGAGCIGRAPDGSFNLWHLDGGEHWFGVLPDCQFSLFESNGKEQRAHALAVKPNRDDSRPEAADPLSSWSWYPASSEQRQTGTYAARYPLSWSHYQGVFEAEVSCEAFSPILPGNYQQTSYPLATFVWTLRNPTRQALDLSLMLSWRNTCGWFTNTDSSAEVHFRDDGSPEHNYAPAIGKSEGHRNDWIDDGSLKGVVLGGDVSSPVAEGEGQWCIATQEQAGVSIQRCSRWNPQGDGSELWGSFSRDGSIPESNNNRRSGAAEPVSAALAVRCRLEPGQSIEIPVVISWDLPVTAFATGTSALRRYTDFFGASGKNAAAIAAEGLRDWRSWRQQIEAWQQPVLERSDLPEPLRMALFNELYDLCSGGSLWSAASREDPVGRFGVLECLDYAWYESLDVRLYGSLALLQLWPELDKAVLRSFARAIPAADATPRPIGWYFTQGKGRVEAARKVKGATPHDLGAPNEKPWDATNYTAYQDCNLWKDLASDYVLQVWRTFKLAPNGEDLRFLADCWPAAVEALRYLKTFDINNDGLPDNGGAPDQTFDDWPLKGVSAYCGALWIAALEAALAIAQQLQLSTGLDTSAEQQEFSGWLAQARGNFDRLLWNGEYYDIDAESGTPVVMADQLCGDFYARLLGLEPVVSEANSRSTLNAVKDSCFEKFEGGSLGVANGLRRDGTPLDPNGTHPLEVWTGINFGIASYFRLMGETETALAITSAVVNQVYSGGLQFRTPEAITAVNTFRACHYLRAMAIWGVWATHTDWQRIPGAERG; encoded by the coding sequence ATGGCGCGCCTCGGCCTCTCCGCCCTGAAGTCCCTGCTGCGCCGCGCCGGCCTCAGTCGCGCCTCACGCCCCTCCACCTGGCACCCCCCCACCGCAAGCTGGAGCCGAGCCCTCGGTCAGGGCTGGGCGTCGCCCTACACCGTTCGCTACGCGAGCAACCTGGACGACGGCCCGAACCATGGGATGCCCCTCGGCGGCTTTGGCGCCGGCTGCATCGGCCGCGCCCCTGATGGCTCCTTCAACCTCTGGCACCTCGATGGCGGCGAGCACTGGTTCGGCGTGCTGCCCGACTGCCAGTTCTCGCTCTTTGAAAGCAACGGGAAAGAGCAACGGGCCCACGCCCTGGCGGTGAAGCCCAACCGGGATGACTCACGCCCCGAAGCCGCAGACCCCCTCTCCAGCTGGAGCTGGTATCCCGCCAGCAGTGAGCAACGCCAAACCGGCACCTACGCCGCGCGCTATCCGCTGAGCTGGAGCCACTACCAAGGGGTCTTCGAGGCCGAGGTCAGCTGCGAGGCCTTCAGCCCGATCCTCCCCGGCAACTACCAGCAGACCAGCTACCCGTTGGCGACCTTCGTCTGGACCCTGCGCAACCCCACGCGCCAGGCCCTGGACCTCTCGTTGATGCTGAGCTGGCGCAACACCTGCGGCTGGTTCACCAACACCGATTCATCGGCAGAGGTGCACTTCCGCGATGACGGCAGCCCCGAACACAACTACGCCCCGGCCATCGGCAAGAGCGAGGGCCATCGCAACGATTGGATCGACGACGGCTCGCTCAAGGGAGTCGTCCTAGGGGGTGATGTCTCCTCCCCGGTCGCCGAAGGGGAAGGGCAGTGGTGCATCGCGACGCAGGAGCAAGCCGGCGTGAGCATCCAACGCTGCAGCCGCTGGAATCCCCAGGGCGACGGCTCGGAGCTCTGGGGCAGCTTCAGCCGCGATGGCTCGATCCCCGAGAGCAACAACAACCGCCGCAGTGGAGCAGCCGAGCCCGTCAGCGCGGCCCTGGCGGTGCGCTGCCGCCTGGAGCCCGGCCAGAGCATCGAGATCCCGGTGGTGATCAGCTGGGACCTGCCGGTCACGGCCTTCGCCACCGGCACCAGTGCCCTGCGGCGCTACACCGACTTCTTCGGCGCCAGCGGCAAGAACGCCGCCGCCATCGCCGCCGAAGGTCTGCGGGACTGGCGCAGCTGGCGCCAACAGATCGAGGCCTGGCAGCAACCGGTGCTGGAGCGCAGTGATCTGCCCGAGCCGCTGCGGATGGCGCTCTTCAACGAGCTCTACGACCTCTGCAGCGGCGGCAGCCTCTGGAGTGCCGCCAGCCGCGAAGACCCCGTCGGCCGATTCGGGGTGCTGGAGTGCCTGGACTACGCCTGGTACGAGAGCCTGGACGTGCGGCTCTATGGCTCCCTGGCACTGCTGCAGCTCTGGCCGGAGCTCGACAAGGCGGTGCTGCGCAGCTTTGCCCGGGCCATCCCCGCGGCCGATGCCACGCCACGGCCGATCGGCTGGTACTTCACCCAGGGCAAGGGGCGCGTGGAAGCCGCCCGCAAGGTCAAAGGCGCCACACCCCATGACCTGGGGGCGCCGAACGAAAAGCCCTGGGATGCCACGAACTACACGGCCTACCAGGACTGCAACCTCTGGAAGGACCTCGCCAGCGACTACGTGCTGCAGGTCTGGCGCACCTTCAAGCTCGCCCCCAACGGCGAGGACCTGCGCTTCCTGGCGGACTGCTGGCCGGCCGCGGTGGAAGCCCTGCGTTATCTCAAGACCTTCGACATCAACAACGACGGCCTACCCGACAACGGCGGCGCGCCGGATCAGACCTTTGATGACTGGCCGCTCAAGGGCGTCAGCGCCTACTGCGGCGCCCTCTGGATTGCGGCACTCGAGGCCGCCCTGGCGATCGCCCAGCAGCTGCAACTCAGCACCGGCCTAGACACCTCGGCCGAGCAACAGGAATTCAGTGGTTGGCTGGCGCAGGCGCGGGGAAACTTCGACAGGCTCCTCTGGAACGGCGAGTACTACGACATCGATGCCGAGAGCGGCACGCCGGTGGTGATGGCTGATCAGCTCTGCGGCGATTTCTATGCCCGCCTGCTGGGCCTGGAGCCGGTGGTGAGCGAGGCCAACAGCCGCAGCACCCTCAATGCCGTCAAGGACTCCTGTTTCGAGAAGTTCGAGGGCGGCAGCCTGGGCGTTGCCAATGGCCTGCGCCGCGATGGCACCCCCCTGGATCCCAACGGCACCCACCCGCTGGAGGTCTGGACCGGGATCAACTTCGGCATCGCCAGTTACTTCCGGCTGATGGGCGAGACCGAGACCGCCCTGGCGATCACCTCAGCGGTGGTCAATCAGGTCTATTCCGGCGGCCTGCAGTTCCGCACCCCCGAGGCGATCACGGCCGTCAACACCTTCCGCGCCTGCCACTACCTGCGGGCCATGGCCATCTGGGGGGTCTGGGCCACCCACACCGACTGGCAGCGGATCCCAGGGGCGGAGCGGGGCTAA
- the surE gene encoding 5'/3'-nucleotidase SurE, translated as MRILISNDDGVFADGIRALAAEALRRGHQVTVVCPDQERSATGHGLTLQTPLRAERADELFAEGVTAWACSGTPSDCVKLGLFALLEEWPDMVLSGINHGPNLGTDTLYSGTVSAAMEGTIEGLPALAVSCADYKWRDFEASARIALDVAEQSRREDWDKGMLLNLNVPALPLESIGQLRWCRKAVRRYTDQFVKRADPRGRTYFWLAGEVANDLEAEVAGPKEWPIDVAHVAAGGVSLTPLQPELFWRGDLSALKPPHFER; from the coding sequence GTGCGGATCCTGATCAGTAATGACGATGGCGTCTTCGCTGATGGCATCCGTGCCCTGGCGGCTGAGGCCCTGCGGCGCGGTCATCAGGTCACGGTGGTCTGCCCCGATCAGGAGCGCTCCGCTACGGGCCATGGCCTGACCCTGCAAACCCCCCTGCGGGCCGAGCGGGCCGACGAGCTCTTTGCGGAGGGTGTCACCGCCTGGGCCTGCAGCGGCACCCCCAGCGATTGCGTCAAGTTGGGCCTCTTTGCCCTGCTTGAGGAGTGGCCTGACATGGTCCTCTCGGGCATTAACCACGGCCCCAACCTGGGCACCGACACCCTGTATTCCGGCACGGTCAGTGCGGCGATGGAGGGAACCATCGAAGGCCTGCCCGCCCTGGCGGTGAGCTGCGCCGATTACAAGTGGCGCGACTTCGAGGCGTCCGCGCGCATTGCCCTGGATGTGGCCGAGCAGAGCCGCCGCGAGGATTGGGACAAGGGCATGCTCCTCAACCTGAATGTCCCGGCCCTGCCGCTGGAGTCCATCGGGCAACTGCGCTGGTGCAGAAAGGCCGTTCGCCGCTACACCGACCAATTCGTCAAGCGCGCTGACCCCCGCGGCCGCACCTACTTCTGGTTGGCCGGTGAGGTCGCCAATGACCTCGAGGCCGAAGTCGCCGGTCCCAAGGAGTGGCCCATCGATGTGGCCCATGTGGCCGCAGGCGGTGTCTCGCTGACCCCACTGCAGCCGGAGTTGTTCTGGCGCGGAGACCTCTCAGCCCTCAAGCCGCCTCACTTCGAGCGGTAG
- a CDS encoding NAD(+) kinase gives MPCVGLIINDGKDLALSTADTIEARLKQAGYDVLRASSAAGMVGFANPEQHLRSKGHVACVPPHFEAGMDMAMVLGGDGTVLSATRMTAPIDVPILTINTGHLGFLAETYLPKLEEALEQVIAGQWTVEERTTLVVTVMRGDQRRWELLCLNEMALHREPITSMCHFEIAVGRHAPVDIAADGVILSTPTGSTAYALSAGGPVISPDCPVLQLTPIAPHSLASRALVFSDQEPVTVFPATPERLMMVVDGSAGCYVWPEDRVLIRRSEHPVRFVRLADHEFFQVLRNKLGWGLPHVAKPGA, from the coding sequence TTGCCCTGCGTCGGACTGATCATTAACGACGGCAAGGACCTTGCCCTGTCCACCGCCGACACGATTGAGGCCCGCCTGAAGCAGGCGGGCTACGACGTGCTGCGCGCCAGCAGTGCCGCCGGAATGGTGGGTTTCGCCAATCCTGAGCAACACCTGCGCAGCAAGGGCCACGTTGCCTGCGTCCCGCCCCACTTCGAAGCCGGGATGGACATGGCCATGGTGCTGGGGGGCGATGGCACGGTGCTCTCGGCCACCCGAATGACGGCACCGATCGACGTGCCGATCCTGACGATCAACACCGGCCACCTGGGCTTCCTGGCTGAGACTTACCTGCCCAAGCTCGAGGAGGCCCTCGAGCAGGTGATCGCCGGTCAATGGACGGTGGAGGAACGCACCACCTTGGTGGTGACCGTGATGCGCGGGGACCAGCGCCGCTGGGAACTGCTCTGCCTCAACGAGATGGCCCTGCACCGCGAGCCAATCACCTCGATGTGCCATTTCGAGATCGCCGTGGGGCGCCATGCCCCGGTGGACATCGCCGCCGATGGCGTGATCCTCTCCACCCCGACGGGCTCCACCGCCTATGCGCTGAGCGCCGGCGGACCGGTGATCAGCCCCGACTGCCCGGTGCTGCAACTCACCCCGATTGCGCCCCACTCCCTGGCCTCACGGGCCCTGGTCTTCAGCGATCAGGAGCCGGTGACGGTCTTCCCCGCCACCCCGGAGCGGCTGATGATGGTGGTGGACGGCAGCGCCGGTTGCTACGTCTGGCCGGAGGATCGGGTCCTGATCCGCCGCAGTGAGCACCCAGTGCGCTTTGTGCGCCTGGCGGACCATGAGTTTTTCCAGGTGCTGCGCAACAAGCTCGGCTGGGGCCTGCCGCACGTGGCCAAGCCCGGCGCTTGA
- a CDS encoding DUF192 domain-containing protein, whose protein sequence is MPTPALPPQQLPIEAQWCLEEKQPCIALEVARSQEQQRRGLQGRPPLAPLRGMWFPFPKPQPLRFWMHKTPASLDMVFLNGNRVIAIEPETTPCPHLPCRSYGPMEPGDGVVELGAGEAKRLGLRVGMPVVITPISSVPAGSTPD, encoded by the coding sequence ATGCCAACTCCCGCTCTGCCGCCCCAGCAACTGCCGATCGAGGCCCAGTGGTGCCTTGAGGAGAAGCAGCCCTGCATTGCCCTCGAGGTGGCCCGCAGCCAAGAGCAACAGCGGCGAGGGCTTCAGGGCCGCCCGCCCTTGGCTCCGCTGCGGGGCATGTGGTTCCCCTTCCCCAAGCCGCAACCCCTGCGCTTTTGGATGCACAAGACCCCGGCCTCCCTCGACATGGTCTTTCTCAACGGCAACCGGGTGATCGCCATTGAGCCCGAGACGACTCCCTGCCCGCACCTGCCCTGCCGCAGCTATGGCCCCATGGAGCCAGGGGATGGGGTCGTGGAACTCGGGGCAGGAGAAGCCAAACGCCTGGGCCTGCGGGTGGGGATGCCCGTGGTGATTACCCCGATTTCTTCTGTCCCCGCAGGATCAACACCGGATTAA
- the cbiE gene encoding precorrin-6y C5,15-methyltransferase (decarboxylating) subunit CbiE, with protein MIEVIGTDAGAPASLPLDKQQLLRQAPLVAAPLRLHDALTAWDGWSGARLIASDQPSALLDQLQGQGQAVVLASGDPLWFGIGRLLIQGLGAERLRFHPAPCSLQLAFSRLARPWQNAAWISLHGRDPGALAVRLQQRPEALAVLTDPSRGGVKEVRELLRASGLEQAYGLWLCERLGHPGERVQRLASSAALPADLDPLHLVVLLAEVPAPTPPESLPLLGIADGAYLQHPDRPGLMTKREVRVQLLAELELPAAGVLWDLGAGVGSIGLEALRLRPGLQLWALEQRGGSAELIRANAQRLGVVPAGVIEGRAPEALSELPDPDRVLIGGGGRDRAALLQAVLDRLKPAGIVVIPLATVEALAELRPVLESAGLAVSISQHQAWRGAALADGTRLAPLNPVLILRGQKKSG; from the coding sequence ATGATTGAGGTGATTGGCACCGACGCGGGCGCTCCGGCATCGCTGCCCCTCGACAAGCAGCAGTTGTTGCGCCAGGCCCCCTTGGTGGCGGCGCCCCTGCGTCTGCATGACGCCCTGACGGCCTGGGACGGCTGGAGTGGTGCGCGGCTGATTGCCAGTGACCAGCCCAGCGCCCTACTCGATCAGCTTCAGGGGCAGGGGCAGGCTGTGGTGCTTGCCAGTGGAGACCCCCTCTGGTTTGGCATCGGCCGGCTGCTGATTCAGGGCCTTGGCGCCGAGCGCTTGCGGTTTCATCCGGCTCCCTGCTCCCTGCAGCTGGCCTTCTCGCGCCTGGCGCGCCCCTGGCAGAACGCCGCTTGGATCAGCCTGCACGGCCGTGATCCCGGCGCCTTGGCTGTGCGCCTGCAGCAGCGGCCAGAGGCCCTGGCGGTGCTGACCGACCCCAGCCGCGGTGGGGTCAAAGAAGTGCGTGAGCTGCTGCGCGCCTCGGGTCTGGAGCAGGCCTATGGCCTCTGGCTCTGTGAGCGGCTTGGGCATCCGGGGGAGCGGGTCCAGCGGCTGGCCTCCTCGGCTGCGCTGCCCGCTGATCTCGACCCGCTGCATCTGGTGGTGTTGCTGGCGGAGGTCCCGGCACCTACGCCGCCGGAATCCCTGCCCCTACTCGGTATTGCAGATGGCGCCTACCTGCAGCACCCCGATCGGCCCGGTCTGATGACCAAGCGGGAGGTGCGCGTTCAGCTCTTGGCCGAGTTGGAGCTGCCGGCCGCTGGCGTTCTTTGGGATCTCGGCGCTGGAGTGGGCTCCATTGGTCTGGAGGCCTTGCGGCTGCGGCCGGGCCTGCAGCTGTGGGCGCTGGAGCAGCGCGGCGGCTCGGCGGAGTTGATCCGCGCCAATGCCCAGCGACTGGGGGTGGTTCCCGCGGGTGTGATCGAAGGCCGGGCGCCCGAGGCTCTCTCCGAGTTACCGGACCCCGACCGCGTCTTAATCGGCGGCGGCGGCCGTGATCGGGCGGCGCTGCTCCAGGCCGTGCTGGATCGGCTGAAGCCCGCTGGCATCGTCGTGATCCCCCTAGCCACCGTTGAGGCCCTGGCGGAGCTGCGCCCCGTTCTTGAGAGTGCTGGCCTCGCGGTGAGCATCAGTCAGCACCAGGCCTGGCGCGGTGCGGCCCTGGCCGATGGCACGCGGCTGGCGCCCCTTAATCCGGTGTTGATCCTGCGGGGACAGAAGAAATCGGGGTAA
- a CDS encoding bifunctional riboflavin kinase/FAD synthetase gives MPLARPRALLVVIAALEPGQAKGPTAVALGSFDGLHPGHRSVIAAVTERAAQRHLVPTVVSFWPHPREVLFAEARLRLDLPSEKLALLEPLGIEQLVLVPFTRELAALSPEAFVQQVLHEQLQAGLVVVGANFRFGAGRSGTTTTLQQLGAERGIEVQIQPLLAEGEEQFSSSRIRRALAAGDLQEATRLLGRPYRFGGSVVSGRGLGRQLGWPTANLQVDGRKFLPLEGVYAAWAWLGEERLAAVMNLGPQPTVDPTAPSAVEVHLLGRTLDLNGRELLVEPVQLLRSQQRFENLEALVQQIQRDAESAAALLESAAGVGVS, from the coding sequence ATGCCTCTGGCGAGGCCTCGAGCGCTTTTGGTTGTGATTGCAGCGCTCGAGCCAGGGCAGGCGAAGGGGCCGACGGCGGTGGCCCTCGGCAGCTTTGACGGTCTGCACCCGGGGCATCGCAGCGTGATCGCGGCCGTCACCGAACGCGCCGCCCAACGGCATCTGGTGCCGACGGTGGTCAGCTTCTGGCCGCACCCCCGGGAGGTGCTCTTCGCCGAGGCGCGGCTGCGGCTGGATTTGCCCAGCGAGAAATTGGCCCTGCTGGAGCCCCTGGGGATCGAGCAGTTGGTGCTCGTGCCCTTCACCCGCGAGCTGGCGGCTCTCTCCCCCGAGGCTTTCGTGCAGCAGGTGCTGCACGAGCAGCTTCAGGCCGGCCTGGTGGTGGTGGGCGCCAACTTCCGCTTTGGCGCAGGCCGCAGCGGCACTACCACAACCCTTCAGCAGCTCGGCGCTGAACGGGGCATCGAGGTTCAGATCCAACCCCTGCTGGCCGAGGGGGAGGAGCAATTCAGCAGCAGTCGCATCCGACGTGCCCTGGCGGCGGGAGATCTGCAGGAGGCCACCCGGCTGCTGGGCCGTCCCTATCGCTTTGGGGGCAGCGTGGTCAGCGGCCGCGGCCTAGGACGTCAGCTGGGTTGGCCCACGGCCAACCTGCAGGTGGATGGCCGCAAGTTTTTGCCCCTCGAGGGGGTCTATGCCGCTTGGGCCTGGCTCGGTGAGGAACGGCTGGCGGCGGTGATGAACCTGGGCCCGCAGCCCACGGTGGATCCCACGGCCCCATCGGCCGTTGAGGTTCATCTGCTCGGCCGGACTCTTGATCTCAACGGCAGGGAGCTGCTGGTGGAGCCGGTGCAGCTGCTGCGCAGCCAGCAGCGCTTCGAGAACCTCGAGGCCCTGGTCCAGCAGATCCAGCGCGATGCGGAGAGCGCCGCGGCGCTGTTGGAGTCAGCTGCCGGGGTAGGCGTTAGTTAG
- a CDS encoding DUF3611 family protein, whose product MADRLDFQLLSLGLRRMAWIRFWTQTALGIVVVGVLLFNNIGGSLARNSERALGLGPGLSLTTLSFFVLLYSLWQGWLIVRLGRALGSGAKPSRSEAGKLIKRGLLADVLGLVFASVGYQSLAGSLFVQASLQAPGFFGSPVGGTSARSLVGYPITSIEMLSVLSNTQVLFAHTIGLIFSLWFLQRIYRSK is encoded by the coding sequence ATGGCCGATCGCCTCGACTTTCAGCTGCTCTCCCTAGGGCTGAGGCGGATGGCCTGGATCCGCTTCTGGACGCAAACCGCCCTGGGGATCGTGGTCGTGGGGGTGCTGCTCTTCAACAACATCGGCGGCAGCCTGGCCCGCAATTCCGAGCGGGCCCTGGGTCTAGGACCGGGCCTCTCCCTGACGACCCTGTCCTTCTTTGTGTTGCTCTACAGCCTCTGGCAGGGCTGGTTGATCGTGCGGCTCGGGCGGGCCTTAGGCAGCGGCGCGAAGCCCAGCCGCAGCGAAGCCGGAAAGCTGATCAAACGCGGCCTGCTGGCGGATGTGCTCGGGCTGGTCTTTGCCTCCGTGGGCTATCAGTCCCTGGCCGGCAGCCTGTTTGTCCAGGCCTCGCTGCAGGCCCCCGGCTTTTTTGGCTCTCCGGTGGGGGGCACCAGCGCCCGCAGCCTGGTGGGCTATCCGATCACCTCCATTGAGATGCTCTCGGTGCTGAGCAACACCCAGGTGCTCTTCGCCCACACCATCGGTCTGATCTTCTCGCTCTGGTTCCTGCAGCGGATCTACCGCTCGAAGTGA
- the pheS gene encoding phenylalanine--tRNA ligase subunit alpha has product MSATVSLQQLTDQLDQLEAQAAQEIAAAADAAALEELRVGLLGKKGRLSGVLGAMGKLPGDERPVVGQRANVLKEQVQSLLSDRLQAVKSAAMAERIASETLDVTMPASFTPVGHRHPLISTIEEIVDIFSGLGYQVEEGPEIESDFYNFTALNIPEHHPARDMQDTFYLGDHQLLRTHTSPVQIRHLENNAPPIRIIAPGRVYRRDAVDATHSPVFHQVEVLAIDEGLDFSHLRGTVTSFLQQFFGDLPVRFRASYFPFTEPSAEVDVQWRGRWLEVMGCGMVDPAVLQGMGIDPERYSGFAAGLGVERFCMVRHGIDDIRRLFTSDLRFLEQF; this is encoded by the coding sequence TTGAGCGCCACCGTCAGCCTGCAGCAGCTCACCGATCAACTCGATCAGCTGGAGGCCCAGGCTGCCCAAGAGATCGCCGCCGCCGCGGATGCCGCAGCCCTCGAGGAGCTGCGGGTGGGCCTGCTGGGCAAAAAGGGTCGGCTCTCCGGGGTGCTCGGAGCGATGGGCAAGCTGCCCGGCGATGAGCGGCCGGTGGTCGGTCAGCGGGCCAACGTGCTCAAGGAGCAGGTGCAGAGCCTGCTGAGCGATCGCCTGCAGGCGGTGAAGAGCGCCGCGATGGCCGAGCGCATCGCCAGCGAGACCCTGGACGTGACCATGCCGGCGAGCTTCACGCCGGTGGGGCACCGCCACCCCCTGATCAGCACGATCGAAGAAATCGTCGATATCTTCTCGGGCCTCGGCTACCAGGTGGAAGAAGGGCCTGAAATCGAGAGCGACTTCTACAACTTCACCGCCCTGAACATCCCCGAGCACCACCCGGCCCGGGACATGCAGGACACCTTTTATCTGGGCGATCACCAGCTGCTGCGCACCCACACCTCTCCGGTGCAGATCCGCCACCTGGAGAACAACGCCCCGCCGATCCGCATCATTGCCCCGGGCCGCGTCTATCGCCGCGATGCCGTGGATGCCACCCACTCGCCGGTCTTCCACCAGGTGGAGGTACTGGCCATCGATGAGGGACTGGACTTCAGCCATCTGCGCGGCACGGTGACGTCCTTTCTGCAGCAGTTCTTCGGCGATCTGCCGGTGCGCTTCCGCGCCAGCTACTTCCCCTTCACCGAACCCTCAGCCGAGGTGGATGTGCAGTGGCGCGGCCGCTGGCTCGAGGTGATGGGCTGCGGCATGGTCGACCCCGCCGTGCTCCAGGGCATGGGCATCGACCCCGAGCGCTACAGCGGCTTCGCCGCCGGCCTGGGGGTGGAGCGCTTCTGCATGGTGCGCCACGGCATTGATGACATCCGCCGCTTGTTTACGAGCGATCTGCGCTTCCTCGAACAGTTCTGA